From Leisingera sp. NJS204, one genomic window encodes:
- a CDS encoding universal stress protein: MQRKTSLFVLATDTSDATITAAAEAAQGQDAYLACLLLDNLPGSPYLVSGTTAFGSAAMPADWVDGLRDARQAAEIRAAEVNDLLTRNSCTGDVQYAVCAGADIRLLCAQRAKTCDIAQFADGLRDHGAVFREALHGLLFQSPVPVIVNGAPFASCNRVFLAWDSSLAASRAAHLALPWLCRAEEVVIGCFESGASDQRDGEDPGTDAAAWLSHQGCKVTVSQFPGGGQDVGHGILQRAREAGAGLVVMGAYGHSRLREAVFGGTTRTMIDQTELPVLFAH, encoded by the coding sequence ATGCAACGCAAAACCTCTCTCTTCGTTCTTGCCACTGACACCAGCGACGCAACCATCACTGCCGCCGCCGAGGCGGCGCAGGGCCAGGACGCCTACCTGGCCTGCCTGCTGCTCGATAACCTGCCCGGCAGCCCCTACTTAGTCTCCGGCACAACGGCCTTCGGCTCGGCTGCGATGCCCGCTGACTGGGTGGACGGCCTGCGCGACGCCCGGCAGGCAGCAGAGATCCGCGCCGCAGAGGTCAACGATCTCCTCACCCGCAACAGCTGCACCGGCGATGTGCAATATGCGGTCTGCGCCGGTGCGGATATCCGGCTGCTGTGCGCCCAGCGGGCCAAGACCTGCGACATCGCGCAGTTTGCCGATGGCCTCAGGGACCACGGGGCTGTCTTCCGCGAGGCGCTGCACGGCCTGCTCTTCCAGTCGCCGGTTCCGGTCATTGTGAATGGCGCGCCCTTTGCCAGCTGCAACCGCGTGTTCCTGGCCTGGGACAGCAGCCTTGCCGCCTCCCGCGCCGCCCATCTGGCACTGCCCTGGCTGTGCCGCGCCGAGGAGGTCGTGATCGGCTGCTTTGAATCCGGCGCCTCCGATCAGCGCGACGGCGAGGATCCGGGCACCGATGCCGCAGCCTGGCTCAGCCACCAGGGCTGCAAGGTGACCGTGTCGCAGTTCCCCGGCGGCGGCCAGGACGTCGGCCACGGTATTTTGCAGCGCGCCCGCGAGGCCGGGGCCGGTCTGGTGGTGATGGGGGCCTATGGCCATTCCCGCCTGCGCGAGGCTGTCTTCGGCGGCACCACCCGCACGATGATCGATCAGACGGAGCTGCCGGTGCTTTTTGCCCACTGA
- a CDS encoding formate/nitrite transporter family protein: MTSQAPFDAYKPAEIAARVENAGTAKAHLPLPQMFVLAMLAGAFIGFGAAAYTMTLTGASPVAGPVRVLGGAVFSLGLILVVIAGAELFTGNVLMVIAAVDRKIPLRLLLRSWGIVYAGNLAGAAGLAAAFALTGLLDGPMGATAAGIAEAKAALAPLEAFMRGALCNALVCLAVWLSFAARTAAGKVLAILWPVTAFVLLGLEHSIANMYFFPQAWAAGAGTPFTAAAANLFWVTLGNIAGGAGGVALAYWFAFLGGSAQRQTEHAPEQSR, translated from the coding sequence ATGACCAGCCAGGCCCCCTTTGACGCCTACAAACCCGCCGAAATCGCGGCACGTGTAGAAAATGCCGGAACCGCCAAGGCCCATCTGCCGCTGCCGCAGATGTTCGTGCTGGCAATGCTGGCGGGCGCCTTCATCGGTTTCGGCGCAGCGGCCTATACCATGACCCTGACCGGCGCATCCCCCGTCGCAGGACCGGTCCGGGTGCTGGGCGGCGCGGTGTTCTCGCTCGGCCTGATCCTGGTGGTGATTGCCGGGGCAGAGCTGTTCACCGGCAATGTGCTGATGGTGATCGCCGCGGTGGACCGCAAGATCCCGCTGCGCCTGCTGCTGCGCAGCTGGGGCATTGTCTATGCCGGCAATCTGGCAGGCGCCGCCGGCCTGGCCGCCGCCTTTGCGCTGACTGGTTTGCTGGACGGCCCGATGGGCGCAACCGCCGCCGGGATCGCAGAGGCCAAGGCCGCCCTCGCTCCGCTTGAGGCTTTCATGCGCGGCGCGCTTTGCAACGCCCTGGTCTGCCTCGCCGTCTGGCTGTCTTTCGCCGCCCGCACCGCGGCCGGCAAGGTTCTGGCCATCCTCTGGCCGGTCACCGCCTTCGTGCTGCTGGGGCTCGAGCACTCGATCGCCAACATGTATTTCTTCCCGCAGGCTTGGGCAGCCGGAGCGGGGACCCCCTTTACCGCGGCTGCCGCCAACCTGTTCTGGGTCACCCTCGGCAACATCGCCGGCGGTGCGGGCGGCGTTGCCTTGGCCTATTGGTTCGCTTTTCTCGGCGGCTCCGCGCAGCGGCAGACTGAACACGCGCCTGAGCAAAGCCGCTGA
- a CDS encoding cation-translocating P-type ATPase C-terminal domain-containing protein, producing the protein MALGLEKGEPDQMELPPRKKDTPVMGKASVFAFRSLHPPSWRIGFFSNPLLLAALTLTIGAQVAA; encoded by the coding sequence GTGGCGCTGGGGCTGGAGAAGGGCGAGCCGGACCAGATGGAGCTTCCGCCGCGCAAGAAGGACACGCCGGTTATGGGAAAGGCCAGCGTCTTTGCCTTCCGCTCCTTGCATCCGCCGAGCTGGCGGATCGGATTCTTCAGCAATCCGCTGCTGCTGGCGGCGCTGACGTTGACCATCGGGGCGCAGGTGGCGGCTTGA
- a CDS encoding VIT1/CCC1 transporter family protein produces MKGDHGHSKEDIARRLAGSNGTGRLRDAVYGGIDGAVTTFAIAAGVEGAGFSQGVIIALGIANVLADGFSMAAANYLGTKADLDDRRRLYKVEKRHIRQYPEGEREELRQIFQKLGLSGAVLEGAVQSVAAKPEKWVSLMLTSEYGLAPAEPNPVAAALTTFAAFMAAGIVPLLPFMLGLPDPFLTAALATAAVFFGIGASKSVWSLAPWWKSGLETLLIGSCAAAVAYLAGSLFRV; encoded by the coding sequence ATGAAGGGCGATCACGGGCACAGCAAGGAAGACATCGCACGGCGGCTTGCGGGCAGCAACGGCACCGGGCGGCTGCGCGACGCGGTATACGGCGGCATCGACGGCGCTGTCACCACCTTTGCAATAGCCGCGGGCGTCGAGGGCGCCGGGTTTTCGCAAGGCGTGATCATCGCTCTGGGCATTGCCAATGTGCTGGCGGACGGGTTTTCCATGGCGGCGGCCAACTACCTGGGCACCAAGGCGGATCTGGACGACCGGCGGCGGCTCTACAAGGTGGAGAAGCGCCATATCCGCCAGTATCCCGAGGGTGAGCGCGAGGAGCTGCGCCAAATATTTCAGAAGCTGGGGCTGAGCGGCGCGGTGCTGGAAGGCGCGGTACAGTCCGTTGCCGCCAAGCCGGAGAAATGGGTGTCACTGATGCTGACCAGCGAATACGGGCTGGCCCCTGCGGAACCCAATCCGGTTGCGGCGGCGCTGACAACCTTTGCCGCCTTCATGGCGGCAGGCATCGTGCCGCTCTTGCCGTTCATGCTGGGGCTGCCGGATCCGTTTCTGACGGCGGCGCTGGCCACCGCGGCAGTGTTTTTCGGCATCGGCGCCAGCAAAAGCGTCTGGTCGCTGGCGCCCTGGTGGAAATCCGGGCTGGAGACACTGCTGATCGGCTCCTGTGCCGCTGCCGTGGCCTATTTGGCGGGCAGTCTGTTCCGGGTTTGA
- a CDS encoding site-2 protease family protein codes for MFSNAIKIATLQGFDIRIDPSWALIAALITWSLSTQFFPMVYPGAGGSIYFTLALLAMLGFFGSLVLHEMSHSVVARRYGVEIKGITLFIFGGVAELGSEPKTAASEFWIAIAGPLMSFALAFAFWLLAQAGGLLAPGTALIPVLDYLALINLVLAVFNLLPAFPLDGGRIFRAYLWSRSRDLLQATATATRISSFFAYAMIVFGVIGLFSGNPVASLWQVLIGVFVLAAAKGTYARQLQEAAFKGKTVAALMTRDAVTVLPEVSLQYLADQVMLAERKSFVPVVLGDVLLGFADTGLLTQTPRAEWPATRVGDVYAAADADNMVGPEMPAAELMAKISATGRRKFLVAEGRQLLGVVTLSDLMGYLAVLQEIRLPDRNTE; via the coding sequence ATGTTTTCCAATGCCATCAAGATCGCCACCCTGCAGGGGTTTGACATCCGTATCGACCCAAGCTGGGCGCTGATTGCCGCGCTGATTACCTGGAGCCTGTCAACGCAGTTTTTCCCGATGGTTTATCCCGGTGCCGGCGGCAGCATCTATTTCACCCTGGCGCTGCTGGCGATGCTGGGTTTTTTCGGCTCGCTGGTCCTGCATGAGATGTCCCATTCGGTGGTGGCCCGCCGGTACGGGGTCGAGATCAAGGGGATCACCCTGTTTATCTTCGGCGGGGTTGCAGAGCTGGGATCGGAGCCGAAGACTGCCGCCAGCGAGTTCTGGATTGCCATTGCAGGCCCCTTGATGAGCTTCGCTCTGGCTTTTGCCTTCTGGCTGCTGGCCCAGGCGGGCGGGCTGCTGGCGCCGGGGACGGCGCTGATCCCTGTGCTGGACTATCTGGCGCTGATCAACCTGGTGCTGGCGGTGTTCAACCTGCTGCCGGCCTTTCCATTGGATGGCGGGCGGATCTTCCGGGCGTATCTGTGGAGCCGCAGCCGCGATCTTCTGCAGGCGACAGCCACCGCCACAAGGATCAGCAGCTTTTTTGCGTATGCGATGATTGTCTTTGGCGTCATCGGGCTGTTTTCCGGCAATCCGGTTGCGTCGCTCTGGCAGGTGCTGATCGGGGTGTTTGTGCTGGCTGCGGCCAAGGGCACCTATGCCCGCCAGCTGCAGGAGGCGGCGTTCAAGGGCAAGACGGTGGCTGCTCTGATGACGCGCGATGCGGTCACCGTGCTGCCGGAGGTGAGCCTGCAATACCTCGCGGATCAGGTGATGCTGGCGGAGCGCAAGAGCTTTGTGCCGGTGGTGCTGGGCGATGTGCTGCTGGGTTTTGCTGATACCGGCCTGCTGACGCAGACCCCGCGCGCGGAATGGCCGGCAACCCGCGTGGGCGACGTCTATGCGGCGGCGGATGCAGATAATATGGTCGGCCCGGAGATGCCGGCCGCGGAGCTGATGGCGAAGATTTCCGCCACCGGGCGGCGCAAGTTTCTGGTGGCAGAGGGGCGCCAGCTGCTGGGGGTGGTCACCCTGTCCGACTTGATGGGCTATCTGGCGGTGCTGCAGGAAATCCGCCTGCCGGACCGAAACACAGAGTAA